The sequence below is a genomic window from Bacteroidales bacterium MB20-C3-3.
CATCAACTATTGCTTTAGAGTTAATAAGTTGTATAAGGTACCTGATGATTTCAATTATATCCTGTTTGGTAAGGACTCTGGTCTCGTCAGGGATGTTGATATTAAGCTTGTGGTTAAGCCTGTATCTCCCCACCTCTCCCAGGTCATACCTTTTATCTGAGAAGAACAGCTTGTCAATAACATCTCTTGCTGTTGCCTCGTCTGCCGGTTCAGAATTTCTGAGCTGGCGGTATGTATAGTAAACGGCCTCTTTACCAGTGTTGCAGACATCTTTCTGTAGTGTGTTTGCAATAATGGCGAAGTCGTTAAGATTAACATCCTCTTTGTGAATGAGAATGGTACTTACTCCTGATTCAAGAATTTCGTCAATATGATCCTCCTCAATAGTTGTCTCTCTCTCCAGAATGACTTTAACCCTTTGAATGTAAACTACCTCTCCAGTATCTTCATCCACAAAGTCTTCGTTCCAGGTAGTGAGTACCTTGGCTGCCAATTTGCTGCCAACGCACTTCTTGAGATTTGCTTTTGTTACCTTTACTTCGTTTGCAAGGCCAAAAATGTCAAGAATCTCCTTGTCACTTTCATAGCCAATTGCGCGAAGCAGAGTTGTTACAGGAAGTTTTTTCTTTCTGTCAATATATGCATACATGACATTGTTGATGTCAGTTGCAAACTCTATCCACGATCCCTTAAACGGGATGATACGGGCAGAGTAGAGTTTAGTTCCATTGGCATGGAGACTCTGTCCAAAGAAAACGCCAGGTGAACGGTGGAGCTGAGAAACAATTACTCTCTCCGAGCCGTTGATAACGAATGTCCCCCTTGGGGTCATATATGGAATTGTTCCAAGATATACATCCTGGATCATTGTTTCAAAATCTTCGTGAGTAGGATCTGTACAATAGAGCTTCAGCTTGGCCTTGAGCGGAACGCTGTAGGTTAGCCCCCTGTCCAAACACTCTTCGATAGAGTACCTTGGAGGGTCTATGAAGTAGTCAATAAATTCAAGGACAAAACTGTTACGGGTGTCCGTAATAGGGAATATCTCCTGAAATACTTTGTAAAGACCTTCATTTTTCCTGTTTTCAGGTGTGGTGTCAAGCTGAAAGAAGTCCTTAAAGGACTTAAGCTGCACCTCCAGAAAATCGGGATAATCCAGAAGGGATTTTGAAGTCGCGAATGTAATCCGCTGATTGATATTTGTTTGCGACATTTTATTCGGATTGGTTGAAATTATGTTAAAATAACGACAAAAAGGCTTAGAGCCGTTTAGGGCTCTAAACCTGATATGAATACCCGTTTAACGGGATGTAGAGTTATTTAATCTCAACTTCTCCGCCTGCTTCTTCTAACTGAGCTTTTACTTGTTCTGCTTCCGCTTTAGATACTTTCTCCTTAATTGGTTTTGGTGAAGCATCTACAAGGTCTTTAGCCTCTTTTAGACCAAGTCCGGTAATCTCCTTAACAACTTTCACAATCTGGAGTTTTGCCTGACCAGGTGATTTAAGGATAACATCAAACTGAGTTTGTTCAGCTACTTCAGCTACTGCTGCTGCTGCCGGACCTGCTACTGCTACTGCTGCTGCTGCCGGCTCAATTCCGTACTCCTCTTTAAGAACTTTTGCCAATTCTTGTACATCTTTTACAGAGAGGTTTACTAATTCTTCTGCAAATTTTTTGATATCTGCCATGGTTGTAAATATTTAAATGATTTTTAATTTCTTATTGTTACTCTTTTTCTGATAGTGTCTTCACGATACCTGCAATTTTACCGCCACCGCTTGATTCAAGGGCAGAAATAACATTGCGGACAGGTGCCTGTAGAAGACCAATGATGTCTCCGATGAGTTCTTCACGAGACTTGATTGCTACTAATGCATCAAGTTGGTTTTCACCAACATAAGCACATTCCTGTACATAAGCTCCTTTAAGAACGGGTTTACCGTGCTTTTTACCAAACTCTTTGATAAGTTTGGCAGGTGTGTTTGCAACCTCTGTAAACATTACCGCAGAAGGACCTTCAAGTATAGGGAAGAGCAGCTCAACTTCTTCAATACCTCTTTTTTCAAGAGCTTTGCGAAGCAGGGTGTTCTTTACAACAACCAGTTTGATTTCCTTTTCGAAGCAAGTACGGCGCAATAGGGCTGTCTTCTCGGCGTTCAGGCCTGAGATGTCTGCCAGGTAGAAATTAGGTGTTTTCTCAAGTTGCGCTGCCAAGCTTTCAATAATCTGTGTTTTTTCTTCTTTTCTCATAAACCAAATTTATTATTCAGCAGCACTAAACGACTTGCTATCGATATTTATTCCGGGACTCATTGTAGAAGAGATGAATATACTCTTTACATAGGTACCTTTCAGCGCCTGAGGTTTTAGTTTGATAACTGTGTTGATGAATTCAAGTGCATTTTCTGCCAGGTGATGAGGATCAAAAGATACCTTACCAACTGAAGCGTGAATAATTCCTTGTTTGTCAACCTTAAAGTCAATCTTACCAGCCTTTACCTCTTTAACAGCCTGTGCAATATCCATTGTCACAGTACCTGTCTTAGGGTTAGGCATCAAACCACGTGGGCCTAGGATACGACCAATGGCTCCAATCTTGGCCATTACAGATGGTGTACAGATAATAACATCCACATCAGTCCAGCCGTTCTTGATCTTCTCGATATAGTCGTCTAGTCCAACATGGTCTGCACCAGCTTCCTTTGCTTCGGTCTCCTTGTCAGGAGTACAAAGTACAAGTACACGAACGGTTTTACCAGTTCCGTGAGGGAGGGAAACCACGCCGCGAACCATTTGATTGGCTTTACGGGGGTCAACGCCCAATCTCATTGCAACATCAACAGAGGCGTCAAACTTTGTAAAAGAGATCTCCTTTACAAGATTGCAAGCCTCCAGAAGTTTGTACTGCTTCAATGGATCGACCTTTGCGTATACTATTTTTTGATTTTTTGTCAGCTTACTCATTTTCGCAGAATTTTTTAAATTACATCTTCAGGAAATGTGCCAGTAACATTGATACCCATACTGCGTGCAGTTCCGGCTACCATTGACATGGCAGACTTCATAGTGAACGCGTTCATATCCGGCATCTTGTCTGTAGCTATCTCACGGATCTGCTCCCATGTCACTGATCCAACCTTCTTCCTGTTTGGTTCAGCAGAACCAGACTGGATTTTAGCGGCCTCTTTCAACTGAACAGCCACCGGTGGTTGCTTTACAATAAATGTAAATGACTTATCGCTGAAAACAGTGATAATGACAGGCAGAATTTTACCGGCCTTATCCTGGGTGCGGGCATTAAACTGCTTGCAGAAATCCATAATGTTCACCCCTTTGGAACCGAGAGCCGGTCCTACAGGAGGAGAGGGATTAGCTGCACCGCCTTTAATCTGCAATTTAATGAGTGCGGCAACTTCTTTAGCCATAATTAATGATTTTTTATTCTTTTACTACTTGAACAAAATTTAACTCCAGAAGAGTCTTCCTTCCAAAAATCTTCACCATTACCTTCACCTTCTTTTTGTCTTCGTCAATCTCTTCAACAGTTCCGTCGAAACCGTTAAATGGACCGTCTACTACTTTTACGGATTCACCAATGATGAATGGAGTGATATTCTCCTCATCCCTGTCTGCAAGCTCGTCAACCTTACCTAATATACGATTAACCTCAGACTGACGAAGCGGAACAGGGACATTGTCCTTGGATGCCTTGTCTGTCAGAAAACCTGAAACATGAGGAATGTCGCGGATTATATGCTGAATCTCGGGCGAGAGTATGGCTTCAATAAGTATATATCCCGGGAAAAATATGCGCTCCATGGATACTTTTTTACCATTTTTCACCTGGTAAATTTTCTCAGTAGGAATAAGAACCTGAAGGATTTTATCCTCAAGCTTCAAACGCTTAATTTCGCTTTCTATATACTCTTTGGCCTTTTTCTCTTTGCCTCCGGCAGCTCTTACGACATACCAATTTTTGGTAATCTCACTCATAATTAGTACAACAGATTGTAAATGGTTGTCATAATGTTCCTGAAACCAAAGTCCATAACAAAAATGACCCCGGCAAAGATAAGAGATGCAACCATAACTAATATGGCTGAACTCTGAAGCTGTTGCCATGATGGCCAGCTAACCTTGTTTACCAGTTCGGTGTACGATTCCTGAAGATACAACTTTATCTTGTTCATCTTTATTTGATTGTCGGTCTAGGCAGAGGAAGCTTTCTGCTTCGACCGGATTGTTAAAAACCGACGCGTAACCATCGGTTTTGCAGGGGCAGAGAGATTCGAACTCCCATCAACGGTTTTGGAGACCGCTATTCTACCCTTGAACTATGCCCCTAGATAAAGTTAGCCACCTTTGCAGGGTGACTAACTCTCTGTAGTTTGAAATTAGTCGATAATCTCTGTAACCTGACCTGCACCAACTGTACGGCCACCTTCGCGGATAGCGAAACGAAGACCAATGTTGAGAGCTACAGGGTAGATAAGCTCAACTGTAATTGTCACGTTGTCACCAGGCATTACCATCTTGGTTCCTTCAGGGAGCATAATCTCACCTGTAATATCCAGTGTACGGATAAAGAACTGAGGACGGTATTTGTCGTGGAATGGAGTGTGACGGCCACCTTCATCTTTCTTAAGAACATAGATCTCTGCCTTGAACTTCTTATGAGGAGTGATGGTGTTTGGTCTTGCAATAACCTGACCACGCTTGATCTCTTTTTTGTCGATACCACGGAGCAGAAGACCTACATTATCACCGGCTTCACCTCTGTCAAGTATCTTACGGAACATTTCAACACCTGTAACGGTTGATTTCTTAGGCTCTTCACCAAGTCCAATGATTTGAACCTCTTCACCGGTTTTGATAACGCCTGTTTCAATACGACCTGTAGCAACTGTACCACGGCCTGTGATTGAGAATACATCCTCAACCGGCATCAGGAATGGTTTTTCGTTTTCACGAGGAGGGACTGGAACAAAGCTGTCAACTGAAGCCATAAGTTCCATTACCTTGTCTTCCCACTGAGGATCTCCGTTAAGAGCACCTAGTGCAGAACCACGGATAACAGGAGCGTTATCGCCGTCAAAATTATAGAAGCTGAGAAGCTCACGAACCTCCATTTCAACGAGGTCAATCATCTCAGGATCGTCAACAATGTCTACTTTATTAAGGAAAACAACAATTCTAGGTACGTTTACCTGACGAGCAAGAAGGATGTGCTCACGAGTCTGAGGCATAGGACCGTCAGTTGCAGCAACAACAAGAATTGCACCGTCCATCTGAGCAGCACCTGTTACCATGTTTTTAACATAGTCAGCGTGACCAGGACAGTCAACGTGAGCATAGTGACGATGCTCAGTCTGATATTCAACGTGTGAAGTGTTGATAGTAATACCACGCTCTTTCTCTTCAGGAGCGTTGTCAATTGAATCAAATGAGCGAACTTCAGAGAGGCCTTTTCTGGCAAGCACCATGGTGATTGCAGCGGTCAGTGTGGTTTTTCCGTGGTCAACGTGGCCAATAGTGCCTATATTGACGTGCGGCTTGTCCCTTTTAAAAGTTTCTTTTGCCATAATAGTAAAATTAAATATTAATGAATTTATTACACACTTGTAGAGCCGGTGATGGGAATTGAACCCATGACCTCTTCCTTACCAAGGAAGCGCTCTACCTCTGAGCTACACTGGCTTACTATGAGCGGAAGACGAGGTTCGAACCCGCGACCCTCAGCTTGGAAGGCTGATGCTCTACCGACTGAGCTACTTCCGCAAATAAAAAAATGTGGGGAGAGCAGGATTCGAACCTACGAAGGCGTAAGCCAGCAGATTTACAGTCTGCCCCAGTTGGCCACTTTGGTATCTCCCCATAATTACAATCGTTCAAAAAACTTAGAGCCGATGGAGGGATTCGAACCCCCGACCAGCTGATTACAAATCAGCTGCTCTGGCCAACTGAGCTACATCGGCATTAATTGCTCATTCCCTTTTGATTTTAGGGACTGCAAAGATATAGGTTTTTGATTAATCTGCAAAAAAAAATGAAAAATTATTTGAAGCATATATTAAAATAGGTCTACAACAAAACAAGTAAGCCAATTCTGTAGGCAAAAAATGCTGCTATCCAGGCAACAGCAATGGTGCTGAATATTGAAATAACTGCCCATTTCCAGCTCCCGGACTCTTTTCTTATAGTGAAAGCTGTTGCAACACAAGGCATGTAGAGGAGTGAAAAAATCATAAAAGAGAGGGCGTTAGCTTTGTTGAATACTTTCTCTTCTCTAATGCGGGACATTAATGATGTATTCATTATTTCACTGCCAGATGCATCTTCTTCTGCCTGATACACTACTCCCAGTGTACTTATGATAAACTCTTTTGCTGTAATTCCTGTGACAAGACTTACAGACATCTTCCAGTCAAACCCAAGTGGCTTCATTGTAGGTTCAATTACTCTTCCAAAATGCTCCAGGTAGGAGACTCTCTCAGGATCAGGATTGTTTCTCTCTTTCAGAGGGAAGTAGTCAAGAGCCCATACAATAATAACTGCAAGCAGAACAACCGTGCTTATCTTCTTTAGATATTCAGATGCTGCGTCCCACATGCTTTTTACAGATTGTTTAAGTGATGGCTTTCTGTATGAGGGGAGGGGTATTAAGTAGTCTTTAATTCCAAAGTTGAAAAAAATCTTTTTGAAAAGAATAGCCATAACTATACCGGTAATAATACCTCCAAAATATAGCAGGCTTAGAACCATAACCTGATTTTCAGGAAAAAATATTCCAGAGAAGAGTAAAAAGGTTGGGATTCTTGCGCTGCATGGTATATAAGGTATCATTAACATTGTAAGGATGCGGTCTGATTTTCTCTCAATTGTGCGGGTAGCCATAATAGCCGGAACATTGCACCCGAATCCCATCAGCAGAGGAATAAATGAACTGCCGTGTAGACCAATTTTGTGCATATACTTATCCATTATGGTTGCTGCCCTGGGCAGGTATTCTGTCTCCTGAAGAAACGAGAGGAAGAAAAAGAGTATTAATATATTTGGCAGAAAGGCGAGAACACTGCCTACGCCCATTATTACTCCCTGACTGAGAAAATCGTTAAACCAGCCGGCAGCCATATGGTCGCGGATATATGCGGCTCCCTGATCCATGAGCCACTCTATACCCTGCTGCGGATAGGCTCCCAGTGTAAATGTTGCATAGAATATGAACCAGATTATAAATATGAATGAGAGCAGGCCCCATACCGGGTGGGTTAAGTATTTGTCAATCTCCTTGCTCCTTTTGTCCTGTTCCGGTTTGAAGTGCTTATATTTAAGGCCTTTAATAAGATTGCCTTTGATTATAGGTTTTTTATCTGTGTGATGGCTCATTCAAGATTGATTTTAAAATACCCTCCTTGTCATACCCGCACTCGGCCTTTAACTGTGGTATTGTCCCCTGCTCTATAAACTGATCGGGAATTCCGAGACCCTCAACCTTTACATTAAGTGATCTGGATGCTACAAATTCAGAAATTGCTGAGTACAAACCTCCAAGTATGGTTCCGTCCTCTACGGTAATGATTCTTTTGCATTTTGTTGCTGCTTTTAAAACAGCATCCTCGTCAAAAGGTTTAAGAAATCTTAGGTCAATATGCATCGGATTTACCCCTCTCTTCTTAGCCTCCTCAACGGCTCCGGCTGCTGCATTGCCTGTTGTGCCGATTGTAATGACCGCAATCTCCTCACCATCATTAAGCAATCTTGATGTGCCGGGAACAATCTCTTCAAAAGGCATGTTTTTCCATGGAACTCCCTCTCCGTTCCCTCTGGGATATCTGATTGTTGACATCCCCCAGGATGGGAGCTGTGCCGAATAGAGCATGTTCCTAAGCTCGGCCTCATTCATTGGTGCAGCTATTGTCATACCGGGGATACATCTCATATATGAGAGATCATATGCTCCGTGGTGAGTTGCACCATCCTCTCCTACAAGCCCTCCTCTGTCAAGGCAAAAGACAACCTTTAAATTTTGTGTGGCCACATCATGGATGACGCTGTCAAAAGCCCTTTGCATAAAGCTGGAGTATATATTGCAGTAGGGCAGGAGCCCTTTGGCAGCCATTCCTGCAGAGAATGTAACAGCATGCTGTTCTGCAATTCCTACATCAAATGACCTCTCCGGAATCTCCTTCATTACAATATTCATTGAGCATCCGGAAGGCATTGCGGGTGTTACTCCCACTATCCTTGTGTTGATTTTTGCAAGTTCCAGAAGAGTCTCTCCAAAAACATCCTGGTACCTGTCTGCAACGGCAGACCCGTTTGTCTTTCTGAGTCCAGTGTTTTTATCAAAATTACCGGGTGAGTGCCATACCACCTGATCATCCTCTGCAGGTTTGTAGCCCTTTCCTTTCTTTGTTACAATGTGAAGTAATTTAGGGCCGTCAATGTTTTTGAGCTGAGCAATTGTTGTCATAAGTTGCTCAATGTTATGACCATCTATTACACCAAAATATCTGAATCCAAGAGATTCAAATACGGAGCCGGATTTGAAAAATGCAGCCTTTGTGCTGAAAAGAAATTTTCCGGCAAGATCTCTTAGTTTTTCTGAACCGAGATATTTCCAGACTCTCTTTTTTGTTTTATTGTAAAAGTGGGAAGTTGTAAACTTGATCAGATAGTTGTGCATTGCCCCAACATTGGGATCAATGGATATTTGATTGTCGTTTAGTATTACAAGAATATTGTTTTTGTTGGCACCTGCATTGTTTAGCCCTTCATAGGCAAGACCTCCTGTTAGTGCGCCATCGCCAATTACTGCAACAACTTGTTCATCGCTTCCCTCAAGTGAGGCTGCAACAGCCATACCCAAAGCTGCAGATATTGAGGTTGACGAGTGGCCAACACCAAATGCATCATAAGGAGACTCGCTGATTTTTGGGAAGCCGCTTATCCCTTTGTATTTTCTGTTATTGATAAATGCCTCCCTTCTTCCTGTTAAAATTTTATGTGTGTAGGCCTGATGTCCTACATCCCAAATAATTTTGTCCTTAGGTGCTTTATAAAGATAGTGCAGCACAACTGTAAGCTCAACTGTTCCAAGACTCGCCCCAATATGCCCGGGATTCTCGGCACAAGATGAGATTATGAACTCTCTGATCTCCGAGCAGAGTTCTGGCAACTGATCCGGAGAGAGCCTCTTTAAATCTGAAGGTGAATCTATCTTGTTGAGATATTTCATATCGTTTAGCTCCATACATTCTATTAACAACCAACCCCCCTGTTTGTTGGAAGGGTTGCTATGAAAAACACGGCAAGTTACAACATATTTCCCATATGATAGCCGGGAAACTTTATTTTGCAAATAGGATAAAAAATCATAGTTTAGCTAATCCTTAATTAATCTAACTTATCTAAAATATTTAACTGTGGAAACAAAATCGCTTCTGTTGAAGGACAAGTTTTATGTCAGGTGGTCAGTCCTGATTCTTCTTGCCCTGATGATGTTCTTTGCCTATATGTTTGTGGATGTACTCTCTCCGCTGCAAAGTTTACTTGAGAGTGAAAGGGGATGGTCTCCTGAAAATTACGGAACTTTTGCAAGCTCAGAGTATTTCCTTAATGTATTTGCGCTTTTTTTAATTTTTGCGGGTGTAATCCTTGATAAAATTGGAGTTCGCTCTACGGCACTGCTTTCAGGAGGTCTAATGGTAATAGGAGCTTCACTGAAGTATTATGCTGTCAGTCCTGCTTTTGCAGGAACCGGTCTGGATGTTTGGCTTGGTAGCTGGTGGACTTCGTTTCCTGCCTCTGCTAAACTTGCATCTTTAGGCTTTATGATTTTTGGATGTGGAGTGGAAATGGCCGGTATTACAGTATCTAAAGGTATTGTAAAATGGTTTAAGGGGAAAGAGATGGCTCTTGCAATGGGTATTGAGATGGCCATAGCAAGACTTGGGGTATTTGCA
It includes:
- the rplL gene encoding 50S ribosomal protein L7/L12, producing MADIKKFAEELVNLSVKDVQELAKVLKEEYGIEPAAAAVAVAGPAAAAVAEVAEQTQFDVILKSPGQAKLQIVKVVKEITGLGLKEAKDLVDASPKPIKEKVSKAEAEQVKAQLEEAGGEVEIK
- the rplJ gene encoding 50S ribosomal protein L10; translation: MRKEEKTQIIESLAAQLEKTPNFYLADISGLNAEKTALLRRTCFEKEIKLVVVKNTLLRKALEKRGIEEVELLFPILEGPSAVMFTEVANTPAKLIKEFGKKHGKPVLKGAYVQECAYVGENQLDALVAIKSREELIGDIIGLLQAPVRNVISALESSGGGKIAGIVKTLSEKE
- the rplA gene encoding 50S ribosomal protein L1 — translated: MSKLTKNQKIVYAKVDPLKQYKLLEACNLVKEISFTKFDASVDVAMRLGVDPRKANQMVRGVVSLPHGTGKTVRVLVLCTPDKETEAKEAGADHVGLDDYIEKIKNGWTDVDVIICTPSVMAKIGAIGRILGPRGLMPNPKTGTVTMDIAQAVKEVKAGKIDFKVDKQGIIHASVGKVSFDPHHLAENALEFINTVIKLKPQALKGTYVKSIFISSTMSPGINIDSKSFSAAE
- the rplK gene encoding 50S ribosomal protein L11, producing the protein MAKEVAALIKLQIKGGAANPSPPVGPALGSKGVNIMDFCKQFNARTQDKAGKILPVIITVFSDKSFTFIVKQPPVAVQLKEAAKIQSGSAEPNRKKVGSVTWEQIREIATDKMPDMNAFTMKSAMSMVAGTARSMGINVTGTFPEDVI
- the nusG gene encoding transcription termination/antitermination protein NusG; this encodes MSEITKNWYVVRAAGGKEKKAKEYIESEIKRLKLEDKILQVLIPTEKIYQVKNGKKVSMERIFFPGYILIEAILSPEIQHIIRDIPHVSGFLTDKASKDNVPVPLRQSEVNRILGKVDELADRDEENITPFIIGESVKVVDGPFNGFDGTVEEIDEDKKKVKVMVKIFGRKTLLELNFVQVVKE
- the secE gene encoding preprotein translocase subunit SecE; the protein is MNKIKLYLQESYTELVNKVSWPSWQQLQSSAILVMVASLIFAGVIFVMDFGFRNIMTTIYNLLY
- the tuf gene encoding elongation factor Tu, whose product is MAKETFKRDKPHVNIGTIGHVDHGKTTLTAAITMVLARKGLSEVRSFDSIDNAPEEKERGITINTSHVEYQTEHRHYAHVDCPGHADYVKNMVTGAAQMDGAILVVAATDGPMPQTREHILLARQVNVPRIVVFLNKVDIVDDPEMIDLVEMEVRELLSFYNFDGDNAPVIRGSALGALNGDPQWEDKVMELMASVDSFVPVPPRENEKPFLMPVEDVFSITGRGTVATGRIETGVIKTGEEVQIIGLGEEPKKSTVTGVEMFRKILDRGEAGDNVGLLLRGIDKKEIKRGQVIARPNTITPHKKFKAEIYVLKKDEGGRHTPFHDKYRPQFFIRTLDITGEIMLPEGTKMVMPGDNVTITVELIYPVALNIGLRFAIREGGRTVGAGQVTEIID
- the feoB gene encoding ferrous iron transport protein B; translated protein: MSHHTDKKPIIKGNLIKGLKYKHFKPEQDKRSKEIDKYLTHPVWGLLSFIFIIWFIFYATFTLGAYPQQGIEWLMDQGAAYIRDHMAAGWFNDFLSQGVIMGVGSVLAFLPNILILFFFLSFLQETEYLPRAATIMDKYMHKIGLHGSSFIPLLMGFGCNVPAIMATRTIERKSDRILTMLMIPYIPCSARIPTFLLFSGIFFPENQVMVLSLLYFGGIITGIVMAILFKKIFFNFGIKDYLIPLPSYRKPSLKQSVKSMWDAASEYLKKISTVVLLAVIIVWALDYFPLKERNNPDPERVSYLEHFGRVIEPTMKPLGFDWKMSVSLVTGITAKEFIISTLGVVYQAEEDASGSEIMNTSLMSRIREEKVFNKANALSFMIFSLLYMPCVATAFTIRKESGSWKWAVISIFSTIAVAWIAAFFAYRIGLLVLL
- the dxs gene encoding 1-deoxy-D-xylulose-5-phosphate synthase, with translation MELNDMKYLNKIDSPSDLKRLSPDQLPELCSEIREFIISSCAENPGHIGASLGTVELTVVLHYLYKAPKDKIIWDVGHQAYTHKILTGRREAFINNRKYKGISGFPKISESPYDAFGVGHSSTSISAALGMAVAASLEGSDEQVVAVIGDGALTGGLAYEGLNNAGANKNNILVILNDNQISIDPNVGAMHNYLIKFTTSHFYNKTKKRVWKYLGSEKLRDLAGKFLFSTKAAFFKSGSVFESLGFRYFGVIDGHNIEQLMTTIAQLKNIDGPKLLHIVTKKGKGYKPAEDDQVVWHSPGNFDKNTGLRKTNGSAVADRYQDVFGETLLELAKINTRIVGVTPAMPSGCSMNIVMKEIPERSFDVGIAEQHAVTFSAGMAAKGLLPYCNIYSSFMQRAFDSVIHDVATQNLKVVFCLDRGGLVGEDGATHHGAYDLSYMRCIPGMTIAAPMNEAELRNMLYSAQLPSWGMSTIRYPRGNGEGVPWKNMPFEEIVPGTSRLLNDGEEIAVITIGTTGNAAAGAVEEAKKRGVNPMHIDLRFLKPFDEDAVLKAATKCKRIITVEDGTILGGLYSAISEFVASRSLNVKVEGLGIPDQFIEQGTIPQLKAECGYDKEGILKSILNEPSHR